A window of Pectinophora gossypiella chromosome 12, ilPecGoss1.1, whole genome shotgun sequence contains these coding sequences:
- the LOC126371088 gene encoding uncharacterized protein LOC126371088 isoform X1: MRQSSTLILLAVMVAQAYCAPQLISFKDGKIGVNFAGYHAAAGLGGLLGNGATGGLFAEAGTPHGQSARAGLGGAVDANGGSSGGLYAGATAGGNVKASAGLGGGVTAEKSAGTGYATAQAGDRVASSGLGGESSVEGTSGFTFSGTKSFGVSSGVVKHVEVAPPLVQTVEVVKPVQKDVTVDLKIDADNEVKPLPLAKAEIESKSAVAADFDVKAQAPATVLVKEVYVEPPPPVVVEKHVYHRVKPHRHHFRKTAYIGGYIGGNGGFEAPPPPPPPAPVVYKTVHVQPAIEKRVDVGVETDVHAGASAGANVGGTGGGQIGYTKQVTFQRNPTFFADIFNIPISTLKAVGNFLGNAAGSTSVSVQKSASVQAGGGVDAYKYAYF, from the exons GCACCTCAATTAATTTCCTTTAAAGACGGCAAAATCGGCGTAAACTTCGCCGGTTACCATGCAGCAGCTGGTCTCGGAGGTTTATTGG GCAATGGCGCAACCGGTGGATTATTCGCTGAAGCCGGTACTCCACACGGACAGTCTGCTAGAGCCGGTCTAGGTGGCGCCGTAGATGCCAACGGTGGTTCTTCAG gtgGTTTGTATGCTGGAGCAACGGCAGGAGGCAATGTGAAGGCGTCTGCAGGCCTAGGCGGAGGAGTTACGGCTGAGAAATCTGCTGGAACAGGATACGCCACTGCTCAAGCTGGAGACAGAGTTGCATCATCAGGACTG gGAGGCGAGTCATCCGTTGAAGGAACATCAGGATTTACTTTCTCTGGAACTAAATCCTTTGGTGTTTCTAGTGGAGTTGTAAAACATGTTGAAGTAGCCCCGCCGTTAGTACAGACAGTTGAAGTGGTAAAGCCTGTACAGAAAGATGTTACCGTTGACTTGAAAATTGATGCCGATAATGAAGTTAAACCTCTGCCCCTAGCGAAGGCTGAAATTGAATCTAAGTCCGCCGTAGCTGCTGATTTTGATGTCAAAGCTCAAGCCCCAGCCACTGTGCTTGTCAAAGAA GTATACGTTGAGCCGCCTCCACCGGTAGTTGTTGAGAAGCATGTCTATCACAGAGTGAAGCCTCATCGTCACCATTTCCGTAAGACTGCTTATATTGGTGGTTACATTGGAGGTAATGGTGGTTTCGAAGCTCCTCCACCTCCGCCGCCACCAGCACCAGTTGTCTACAAGACTGTTCATGTTCAACCTGCCATTGAGAAGAGAGTCGATGTTGGAGTAGAAACTGACGTCCACGCTGGGGCTAGTGCTGGAGCGAATGTTGGAGGTACCGGTGGCGGACAAATTGGTTACACAAAACAAGTCACCTTCCAAAGGAACCCCACTTTCTTCGCGGATATATTCAAT ATCCCAATTTCGACTTTGAAAGCCGTTGGCAATTTCTTGGGCAACGCAGCGGGCAGTACCAGTGTTTCGGTTCAGAAGTCAGCTTCTGTCCAAGCAGGTGGGGGAGTGGATGCATACAAATACGCCTACTTTTAA
- the LOC126371088 gene encoding uncharacterized protein LOC126371088 isoform X2 has translation MRQSSTLILLAVMVAQAYCAPQLISFKDGKIGVNFAGYHAAAGLGGLLGNGATGGLFAEAGTPHGQSARAGLGGAVDANGGSSGGLYAGATAGGNVKASAGLGGGVTAEKSAGTGYATAQAGDRVASSGLGGESSVEGTSGFTFSGTKSFGVSSGVVKHVEVAPPLVQTVEVVKPVQKDVTVDLKIDADNEVKPLPLAKAEIESKSAVAADFDVKAQAPATVLVKEVYVEPPPPVVVEKHVYHRVKPHRHHFRKTAYIGGYIGGNGGFEAPPPPPPPAPVVYKTVHVQPAIEKRVDVGVETDVHAGASAGANVGGTGGGQIGYTKQVTFQRNPTFFADIFNIPISTLKAVGNFLGNAAGSTSVSVQKSASVQAEKDLSSKHDSSSSVASSDAQISVQTPSASKFIDDILAIPINTLGAVNKFLENNVPARKNVQVSDDGGEPTKVRLGPHARRRANKRVVVVEQPPQQPEEANPV, from the exons GCACCTCAATTAATTTCCTTTAAAGACGGCAAAATCGGCGTAAACTTCGCCGGTTACCATGCAGCAGCTGGTCTCGGAGGTTTATTGG GCAATGGCGCAACCGGTGGATTATTCGCTGAAGCCGGTACTCCACACGGACAGTCTGCTAGAGCCGGTCTAGGTGGCGCCGTAGATGCCAACGGTGGTTCTTCAG gtgGTTTGTATGCTGGAGCAACGGCAGGAGGCAATGTGAAGGCGTCTGCAGGCCTAGGCGGAGGAGTTACGGCTGAGAAATCTGCTGGAACAGGATACGCCACTGCTCAAGCTGGAGACAGAGTTGCATCATCAGGACTG gGAGGCGAGTCATCCGTTGAAGGAACATCAGGATTTACTTTCTCTGGAACTAAATCCTTTGGTGTTTCTAGTGGAGTTGTAAAACATGTTGAAGTAGCCCCGCCGTTAGTACAGACAGTTGAAGTGGTAAAGCCTGTACAGAAAGATGTTACCGTTGACTTGAAAATTGATGCCGATAATGAAGTTAAACCTCTGCCCCTAGCGAAGGCTGAAATTGAATCTAAGTCCGCCGTAGCTGCTGATTTTGATGTCAAAGCTCAAGCCCCAGCCACTGTGCTTGTCAAAGAA GTATACGTTGAGCCGCCTCCACCGGTAGTTGTTGAGAAGCATGTCTATCACAGAGTGAAGCCTCATCGTCACCATTTCCGTAAGACTGCTTATATTGGTGGTTACATTGGAGGTAATGGTGGTTTCGAAGCTCCTCCACCTCCGCCGCCACCAGCACCAGTTGTCTACAAGACTGTTCATGTTCAACCTGCCATTGAGAAGAGAGTCGATGTTGGAGTAGAAACTGACGTCCACGCTGGGGCTAGTGCTGGAGCGAATGTTGGAGGTACCGGTGGCGGACAAATTGGTTACACAAAACAAGTCACCTTCCAAAGGAACCCCACTTTCTTCGCGGATATATTCAAT ATCCCAATTTCGACTTTGAAAGCCGTTGGCAATTTCTTGGGCAACGCAGCGGGCAGTACCAGTGTTTCGGTTCAGAAGTCAGCTTCTGTCCAAGCAG AAAAAGATTTGTCATCGAAGCATGATTCTTCATCATCAGTAGCATCATCAGACGCTCAGATCTCAGTACAAACTCCGAGTGCATCTAAATTCATTGATGACATTCTTGCC attccAATTAATACTCTGGGGGCTGTTAATAAATTTTTAGAAAACAACGTTCCGGCGAGGAAAAATGTTCAG GTTTCAGATGACGGAGGTGAACCAACAAAAGTGAGGCTGGGGCCACATGCGAGACGACGGGCAAACAAGCGAGTCGTGGTCGTCGAACAACCACCTCAACAACCCGAGGAAGCTAATCCTGTATAA